The segment CTACGGAAAGAAAAAGAAATCGAGGAGCAACTGGAACTCGACTATCAGAAATGGAAACGCCTGTGTTTCTACTTCGGAGACGAAAAGGGAAAAACATTCCGAAACATTGCCCAAAGTTTCGTCTTAAAGGAGTTGTTGCATGGCGCCAACTACTATCTGAAGCGGTTAACCGACCGTTATGAACTGGAATGTCAGGCCGGTTCACTGACAATTCTGCTCCGTGACTTTTATCAAGGAGGAACAGCCCGTCCGGCAAGTACGCTTTCCGGAGGCGAAAGTTTCCTAGTCTCGCTGGCATTAGCCTTAGGATTATCCTCGATCAGCCAGCAAAGTCTATCGGTAGATACGCTTTTCATCGACGAAGGATTTGGAACACTCAGCGAAGGATACTTGCAGACCGTCATGGATACACTGGAAAAACTGCATCAGCTGGGCGGTAAGAAAGTAGGAATCATCAGTCACGTTTCCGGACTACGCGAACGGATCAAGGCACAGATACAAGTCCGTCGCATCGATAATTCACGGAGTGAAATTATTACTCTGTTGGATGAATGATTTTACTCACGAAATCTCTTTACGAAACTCACGAGAATCCGTTTTGATTCCCGGGAAAGTCAAAACCGATTCTCGAGGGTTTTGTAAACAGGATAAAAAACAGTTTTGTACCTTTGCCGTCGATTTCAAATCTACTGTCTATGGTAAATGTATATGAAGAACGATTAGGAACCGACCGGATGTTGCCGCTGATATTCCGAATGGCATTACCGGCTATCGCCGCTCAGTTAGTCAATCTTCTATATAACCTAGTAGACCGGATTTATATCGGTCACATTCCTGAAATCGGCACCAACGCCTTGGCTGGCGTCGGAGTTACCAGCTCAATCATTATCCTGATATCATCCTTTTCTGCCATTGTAGGAGCCGGAGGTTCACCATTGGCAGCCATGGCTTTAGGGCAGGGCGACCGGGTTCGCGCCGGAAAGATCCTCGGAAACGGATTTATTCTGCTTATCATCTTTACACTGCTTACTTCGCTCACGACATACCTGTTCATGCGCCCTTTGTTGTTCTTGACCGGAGCTTCAGAACAGACGATCGGATATGCGGTCGATTATCTTTCCGTTTACCTGATCGGTACGCTCTTTGTAGAACTCTCGGTAGGTCTGAATGCATTTATCAATACACAAGGGCGACCAGCCATAGCCATGTATTCAGTTCTGATTGGAGCCATCCTGAACATTCTGCTAGATCCGCTGTTTATTTTCGTATTCGGACTCGGGGTAAAAGGAGCAGCCCTGGCAACCATTCTATCGCAAGCCTGCAGTGCCGCCTGGGTGATTTCCTTCCTGACCTCTCATCGTGCTTCTCTCAAACTGGAAAGGCGTTATATGAAGTTACAGAAAGAAATTGTCCTGTCTATTTTAGCCTTGGGCGTCTCTCCTTTCATCATGGCCAGCACAGAAAGCTTAGTCGGATTCGTATTAAACGGAAGTCTAAAACACTTCGGAGACATTTATGTCAGCGCGTTGGCTATCATGCAAAGTGCCATGCTAATCGTCAGTGTTCCGTTAGCCGGATTTGCTCAAGGATTCGTACCTATTGTCAGTTACAATTATGGCCATCTCTATAAAGAGCGGGTCAAGTCGTGTTTCAAGATTGTACTGATTGTCATGTTTTCATTCAATATGCTTCTGATACTTGCCATGATTCTCTTTCCGGAGATCCTGGCAACTGCCTTTACCAGTGATCCGCAACTGATTGCTGTCGTTGAGCAATTCATGCCGATCTTTCTGGCAGGAATGACAATCTTTGGTTTGCAACGAGCCTGCCAGAACATGTTCGTTGCCTTAGGACAAGCCAAGGTTTCCGTTTTTATAGCCCTGCTCCGAAAGGTCTTTTTACTCATACCTTTAGCATTAATTCTCCCCCATTTCATGGGAGTAACCGGCGTCTTTGCTGCCGAAGCCTTTTCGGATGCGACAGCGGCTATCTGCTGTACACTGATTTTCTCTGTACAATTTCCGAAGATTCTAAAACGGATGAAAAAGAATCTAAGTGAAGCCTACTAAATTCATTCATCATTATATAATTCACATCATCATGCAACATACAAAAGATCTGACCTGTGTCGACTGCGGAACACAGAACTGTAAATACAAAGACCGGACTTATCCGGATTTCTGTCTTACCACCAACTTAAAAGAAGAAGATATGCAATGGGCACTGGAACGCTACGAAGAAGAACGGAATCATGAAATCATGGTAGCCAGTGCCGAAGTGGAATACGAAGGATACGGTAAATGGACACGGGTACAGGAAATCATGGAGTTTGCCCGAAAGATACAAGCTCATAAAATAGGTATCGCTAATTGTATCGGACTGATCCACGAGGCTCGTATTTTTGCCCGCATCCTCCGGGCTAACGGATTCGAAGTGTATTCAGTTATTTGTAAGGTAGCAGGGAAAGCCAAATCATCTATCGGCATTCCGAAAGCCTGTGAATCGATTGGGGCAGCCATGTGTAACCCGATCCTTCAGGCACGACTGCTGAATGAAGCCCAAACGGACCTGAATGTAGTAATCGGCTTATGTGTCGGACACGACAGTTTATTCTATAAATATTCCGAGGCATATACAACAACACTGATTACGAAAGACCGCGTCACCGGAAATAATCCGGCAGCTCCTCTCTATACAGCCCATTCGTATTATCGGAAGAAATTCAACCTGGACGAGCCGAAAATAAGTCACCCGTCAGCGGAGGGCTCAAACGAAAATTTGCCCAAATAAAGCGGAAAATGTAACTTTGCCATATTTAAATCGTGTTAGAGAAGATAAGATGAAAGTTTGTATTGCCGAAAAACCGAGTGTGGCTCGTGAAATAGCCGAGGTATTAGGGGCTACGGAAAAGAAGAATGGATACATCGAAGGGAACGGATATCAGGTAACCTGGACATTCGGTCATTTGTGTACCCTTAAGGAACCGCACGATTATACACCCGACTGGAAACGGTGGTCGTTGTCTTCTCTGCCGATGGTTCCGCCACGTTTCGGTATCAAACTAATCAGTAATCCAACCTACGAACAACAGTTTAAGATCATCGAAGGTCTGATGCAAAAGGCTGAAATGATCATCAACTGCGGAGATGCCGGGCAGGAAGGAGAATTGATCCAACGATGGGTAATGCAAAAAGCCGGAGCCAAATGTCCGGTTTATCGTTTATGGATTTCTTCACTGACAGAAGAAGCCATCCGCGAAGGTTTTCAGAAGCTGAAGGAACAAGCCGAGTTTAACCGGCTGTATGAAGCAGGATTGTCACGGGCTATTGGCGACTGGCTGTTAGGAATGAATGCCACCCGTCTTTATACATTACGCTACGGGCAAAACAAACAGGTGCTTTCTATCGGGCGTGTTCAAACACCAACGCTGGCACTCATCGTCAACCGGCAGGAAGAAATAGAGAATTTCAAGCCGGAGCCTTATTGGGAGCTGAAGACAGTCTATAGGGACGTAACATTCTCAGCTACCAAAGGAAAATTCACCCAAAAGGAAGAAGGCGAGAAATTCCTCGAAACCGTGCGGACATCCGACTTTACGGTGACGGACGTTTCTACGAAAAAAGGAAAGGAATATGCACCGCGTCTCTTCGACCTGACTTCTCTCCAGGTGGAATGTAACAAGAAGTATGCTTTCACGGCAGACGATACGTTGAAGCTTATCCAATCGCTCTACGAAAAGAAAGTTACAACCTACCCTCGTGTAGATACTACCTTCTTAAGTGATGATATTTATCCGAAGGTACCCAATACCCTGAACGGCTTAGTGGACTACGGCGAACTGGTGGCTCCGTTGAAAGGAATCAAGTTACCGAAAAGCAAACGAGTTTTTGATAATTCCAAGGTAACCGATCACCACGCCATTATTCCGACAGGCGTTCCTGCGCGGAATTTATCAGACAACGAACGGAAGGTATATGACTTAGTGGCACGACGTTTTATTGCAGCTTTTTACCCCGACTGTGAGATCTCTACAACAACAGTCATGGGAAAAGTGGAAAAAGTAGAATTCAAAGTCACCGGAAAACAAATCCTGAAACCAGGCTGGCGTGTCGTTTTCGGGGCAGATCAGAAAGATCCGGATGCAGATCCGAATCAGCAGGATGAAGAAAAAGTTTTACCGGACTTTGTAATCGGAGAAAGTGGTCCGCATCAACCGCTGCTGAAAGAAACGTGGACAACTCCACCCAAGCCCTATACGGAAGCGACACTCTTACGGGCCATGGAAACAGCCGGTAAGTTAGTGGACAATGACGAATTACGCGATGCTTTGAAAGAGAACGGAATTGGTCGTCCGTCTACCCGTGCCGCCATTATCGAAACCCTGTTCAAACGAAATTATATTCGCAAAGAACGCAAGAGTCTGTTCCCGACAGCCACGGGAACGGAATTGATTCATGTAATTCAAGAAGAACTACTGAAAAGTGCAGAACTAACCGGCTTATGGGAGAAAAAACTGCGCCAGATAGAAAAAGGTTCGTATGAAGCACGTACCTTCTTAGAAGAATTAAAACAGATGGTCAATCAAATCGTCATCAATGTTCTCTCTGATCAAAGCGGGCGCAGCATTACCATCGAACAAAAAAAGGCAGAAGAAGAAAAGCCGAAAAAGAATAAAGCCGTTTCTGCATCCAAGGAAACTGGAGAAAAGAAACCACGCAAGCCTCGTAAAAAGGCAGAGAATGCTCCTGCCGTCTGCCCGGTTTGTCATAAAGGGACGTTACTTCGGGGGAAAACCGCCTATGGTTGTTCCGAATATAAAAACGGCTGTACATTCCGGCTCGATTATGCGACCTATGGAGAAAACCTGACGAATGAGCAGTTAACACAAATCGTCAATCAATATACTTCAGAGCAAAAATCATAATTTAATACCCATAAAAAAGAGGATGAGTGACCTCATCCTCTTTTCTTCCCTATGTTATTTCCGATTATTTGATCATATCAAATCCTGTATAAGGAACCAGTGCCTTCGGAATACGGATACCTTCTTCCGTCTGGTTATTTTCCAACAAGGCAGCCACAATACGCGGTAATGCCAAAGCACTACCATTCAACGTATGGCACAACTGGATCTTTTTATCAGCATCACGATAACGACATTTCAAGCGATTAGCCTGGTATGTATCGAAATTAGAAACTGAACTGACTTCCAACCAGCGTTTCTGGGCTTCTGAATATACTTCAAAGTCATAACAGATAGCGGCTGTAAAACTGATATCACCACCACACAGACGTAAAATACGATACGGAAGTTCCAGCTTCTGCAACAGACCTTCTACATGATCTAACATTTCCTGATGTGACTGTCTGGAATGTTCCGGCTTGTCAATACGAACCAATTCTACCTTTGAGAATTCATGCAGACGATTCAAACCACGTACATCCTTACCATACGAACCTGCTTCACGACGGAAACACTGTGTATAGGCACAATTCTTGATCGGCAACTGCTTTTCATCCAGGATAACATCCCGATAGATATTTGTAACCGGAACTTCGGCAGTCGGGATCAGATACAAATCATCCAGATTACAATGATACATCTGGCCTTCTTTATCTGGTAACTGACCTGTACCATAACCTGAAGCAGCATTCACAACCGTCGGCGGCATTACTTCAATATAACCGGCACTGCGAGCTTCATCCAGGAAGAAATTGATCAACGCACGCTGCAACCGTGCACCCTGACCGATATAAACCGGGAATCCGGCTCCTGTAATCTTTACACCCAGATCAAAATCAATCAAATTGTATTTCTTAGCCAGCTCCCAATGAGGCAATGCATTCTTAGGCAATTCTGTTTCCATTCCACCCATCTTGACAACCAGGTTATCCTCAGCTCCATTTCCTTCAGGAACTTCATCGTAAGGAACATTCGGAATGGTGTAAAGCAGATTCTGCATATCTTCAGCAGCCTGATCCATTTCAGTCTGTAAAGCCTTATTGCCTTCTTTAATTTCCGATACTTTTTTCTTGGCAGCTTCAGCCTCATCTTTCTTGCCTTCTTTCATCAGGCCGCCAATGGACTTAGAAAGCTGATTGACTTCAGACAAGTTCTTATCTAATTGGTTTTGCGCACTTTTTCTCTTTTCATTCAGTTCGAGTACCTGCGCAATCGTCTCTTTCGCATTTTTGAAGTGCTTTTTCTCCAGACCTGCAATGACTTTCTCGGTCTGTTCTGTAATCATTTTTAGAGTCAACATATCCTGTCTCTGTTTATTGTTACTTTTTTACTGGATGCAAAGGTACATCTTAAAGAAGAATCTCACAAAGTTTTTCAACAATTAATCATTCTATCTCTTTACTTTACCCGTCCGCCACACATCCAGGTACGCATATAATAAGGTTCACTCAGATTACTAACCATCACTCCTTTCGATGTACTGGTATGAATGAACTTGCCATTCTTCAGATAAATTCCCACATGATTAGGCTTTCTTTTACGCCCTCGTCCGGTATAGAAAAAGACCAGATCGCCTTCTTTTAGCTTGCTCCGGCTGATTTTCTTGCAATCCTTCTTCAGCATCTCGGCCGACGAACGTGACAGACGTTTATGATAAACCTCCCGATAAACAATGGCTACGAATCCGGAGCAATCTATCCCTTTCTTGGTTTGTCCACCCAAGCGGTGCGGAACCCCAATCCAGCGTGCCCCTTCGTTGTATAAAAAGATATTATCATATTCGGTAATCTTTACGCCATAAATGCGTCCTAGTTCTTTAGGCCCTTTGAAATCGGCCGGCAAAGAAACAGTCTCCATTTTACGACTGCCACAGGATGTCAGCAACAACAATCCCAAAATCCAGATTAGATAACCAGCCATGAATCTTTTATATATTTCTTTTTCAATCATTGCTTTTTCACTCATACCTACAAACGTTTGTCAGTTCTATCAGCAAAAATAAAGATAATCTCCCAACCTCATACTTTTACTTGAATAAATATCCATTGCATTGTATAAAAACGAACAATCCACTATCTTTGTTCTGGTTATGACTTCTTTTAATTCTTATTTATATTCATCTGAAAAGCATATGCGTATGAGAAAAATAATGTATAGCACACTGACCTTCCTCTGTATAAGCTCCCTGATTTCGGCACAGGTCACCGAACGAGAAAGACCGGCATCCTGGGACCAGTTCGTGGAAGGAGGACGTTTTGCCGACCGTTTTCTTCCTATGCCTGACGGTAAGTTGAGTTCCGATACCTGGGGAGCACAGCAAGTTATTCCCCGCTTTATTGACAATGGCATAGAAGATCAGGTCCGTTCTTATTGGGGAGGCAACATATTAAAAGGTGATGATGGGAAATATCATCTCTTTGTCTGTGGCTGGCGGGAAGACTCTCCCAAAGGACATCACGAATGGCCTAACTCCATCGTCTACCATACAGTTTCGGACAATCGGTTCGGACCGTACCACATCCAAGATACCATCGGTCCGGGCCATAATCCAGAAGCTTTTAAAACACGGTCCGGGAAATATGTTATATATGTAATCGACCATTATTACCTGGCAGACAACATAAACGGGCCCTGGACCAGACAGACTTTAGACTTTGATCCAAGAGATCGGAAAATCATTGAAGGTTTGTCAAACCTTACTTTTACTCAACGTGAAGACGGTTCCTATCTGATGATTTGTCGCGGAGGTGGTGTATGGATCAGTCAAACCGGATTATCTACCTACAACCAAATCAGCGACCAACGTATTTATCCCCCAGTCGAAGGAGAATTTGAAGATCCGGTTGTATGGAGAGACTCGGTACAATATAACGCAATTGTCAACGACTGGTTAGGTCGTGTTGCCTTTTACCTCCGTTCGAAAGATGGCGTCAGATGGGTAACAGATCCAGGTGAAGCCTATATGCCGGGAATTGCCGTTCATAAAGACGGGACCAAAGAGAACTGGTTCAAGTATGAACGGATAAAAATCTTTCAGGATGAACAGGGGCGAGCAATCCAGGCAAATTTTGCCGTTATTGATACCTTGAAGAACGAAGATAAGCCTAACGACCGGCATAGTTCCAAGAACATCTGCCTCCCGCTGAATCCGGGAGTCCTGATGACATTACTGGACAAAAAGCCCATTACTCCTCAGACGAAAGAAATTCGCCTGCTGATCAAAGTAGAACCAGAATTTGATCCACAAACAGATATAGATATTTCCTCTTTGCGTTTCGGAGCTTCCACAGAAGTCAATTTTGGCAGAGGCTGTAAACCGATTCGGACGGAGAAATCAGGGAAAGACCTGATTGTCATCTTCGACGGACAGGGAAACGGCATTACGGAAGAGGAATTTGCGCCTAAACTTATCGGGAAGAAAAAGGATGGCAGCATGCTGTTCGGTTACACCCGCCTGCCTTGGGTTAAATACATCGAACCAATTCTCTCTGCCCGCAAACCATCAGTCGTAACATCCGACGGAAAGTCTATGATAAAAGTGGAGGTCGAAAACTTTGGTCAGATAGCTTCTACACCTACAGTCTTGTACATTTACGGGAATATTGGGGGAAAAGAAAAATTAATCGGGCAAACGAAACTGGCTGCCATAAAACCGTATCAGAAAGAATCTGTTGAAATCAAATCGAAACAATCCTTGGATATCGCTGCTGATTATTCGTTGCGAGTAGCCTTCGGTAAGGACTAATATTCAATGAGTCTTACATCTTCATCCATACAGGCCTGTATTTTAATACTACAAAAAGGAAATACAGGCCTGTAATTTATAGAACCGATACCATGAAAAAGAAATCATTAAAGAAAAACGCACTTTCTATTTTGATTTTACTGGCTTTATCGTTTCTTTTGTAACCGAAAACATTCAATTCTTTTACACATGAAAAAGTTATGTTTATGCTGTACTGCATTTTTGTCGTTATGGGTACAGCCTTTCTTCGCTCAGAAAGCCGTCGTTGATAAAATCATTGAAATCGGACACCAGGATAATCAGGCCGCACACCAGCTGGATATACTGACCAACCGTTTTGGCGGACGCCCCATCGGGTCGGATGCGTATGAGAATGCCGCCGAATGGATGGTACGTGAATACAAAAAGTGGGGACTGGATGTTCATCTGGAAGAAGCCGGCGAACTCTCGGTCGGTTTTAACCGCGGACCGTGGTTTGGGAAGCTGTTGAGCCACGACCATGGAATGACTCTCCATTTCGCTACTCCTTCATACACTTCGGGGACGAAAGGGGTGCAGCGCGGTCATGTCTTGATGGAACCCCGTACCGACCAGGAATTCGAGCGCATCAAACTCAAGTTGAAAGGTGCTTGGGTCCTGATCTCCGGCACAAACAACGGCTGGCCAATCGACAGGACAGCGCAGGCTGATTCTATCCGGCAGGCTATCAAACAAGAGAATAAGGAAATCGACCAAAAGAATGCCGAACTCAGGAAAAGAAACTGGGAGAAAGGTGAAAACAACGAGATGCTTCCTTACAAGGAATTCCCGGCTCTTTACTACCATGAGATGATCGAAGCCGGCGCCTTAGGATTCATCCAGTCATCGGAAGTACCTATCCGTGCGCTTTATGACCGGAAGATGATTGACAGCATGACGTTCGATAACCTGCCCGAAGTACCTGACATCAAACTCGACAAGCATCAGTTCGACATCATCGCCCAGATGGTAAAAGAACGGCGGGAAGACTTCTTGCTGGAGTTCGATATCCGCAATCATTTCAAGCTCGGACCGATCAAATACCACAACGTGGTGGCGTCGATACGGGGAAGCAAATATCCGGATGAACAGGTCATCGTCTGCGGACACTTGGATGCTTTTGATACCGGCACAGGCGGCGTCGACTGTGGTACAGGGATTACCCCGATGATGGAAGCGGCCCGTATGTTGGCGTTGTCGGGAGCAAAGCCCAAGAGGACCATCCTCTTCATCGCCTTTGCCGGGGAAGAATTCGGACTGTTAGGGTCGAAAGCCTATTGCGAGAAACATCAGCAGGAATTACCGAAGATTATGAATGTATTCAACCGCGACGGCGGGCCGGAACCTCCCGTCGGAATAGCTGTCTCGCAGGCGATGTATGATGATTTCGTCAAGATAACCCAACCCATCCAGAAGGTACGGGCGGACATTCCGTTTGAAGTGACTGTGCGGCCTCCGCGCAAACGGCCGAAGGTAGCGGGTGGCACCGATTCGGAAGTGTTTGCCACCTACGGCGTCCCAACATACGGATTTACCACAAAAGACGTCAAAGGGTATAATTTCAACTATGGGGAAATATGGCATACCGAACGCGATCTGTTTACCAAAAACATCCCGGAATATCTGGGGCATACGGCAACCGCCACCGCCATCACCGTCTTAGGGGTAGCCAACCTCGACAAGCCTCTGCCTCGGGAAGGGGTCTATGAAGAGAATTAAGAATTAAGAATTAAGAATTAAGAATTAAGAATTGAAAATTGAGAATTGACAATTACAGACACAATATTAGGCACGGATTTCACGGAAAACACGGTTTAAAATAAATATTTACCGTGTTAATCCGCTGAATCCGTACCTTTTTAATTCTCAATTGTCAATTATCAATCTAAAAACAGGCAATATCACTAGTGATCCGGGACAAAAAATTCATTTACAAGGCAAGATCACACCTGATCTGCTGTCCAAAATCTATTTACAAAAGAAAATCACAGGTGGTCCGATACTGAAAACCCGCCCAAGGTAGCAGACCACAGGTACGCTTCAATTCATAATTTTCACCTTGTTTTGTCTCTGAAAGGTATAAGCTCCGCAAAATAGCGTCGGTATTGTCCTATCACGATGTGAGCAAATTAAATAAAAAATAATTGACAGTAAACATATTTGGCCGTAATTTTTCAGATTGCAAGCTTTATAACCATTCCGGCCTGCCTGGAAAAGAACCCAGGCGGACCGACGATCGCGTCAATCTGACGCCTGCAGTCTCCGCCTGTATTCCATGGGAGAAACAGCATGATGCTTCTTGAAAAACTTGCAGAAGGCAGCCTGATCGGAAAAATGCAGCTCTTCGGCAATCTGGCTGACGGGGATGCTCTCATCGTCGAGGCGCTCGGTGGCCCGCTTGATCAGTTCGTCGCAAATCACTTCGTGCGGCGTCTTGCCCAAAACCTCCTTGACCAAGCGCGAAAGATGCTTCGCCGAGATGCAGAGTTTCTCGGCGTAGAAGTCCGTTTGATGCTCGACCGACACATGCTGCCAGACGAGCTTCATGAAATCCATCATCACCCTATCGCGTTTGCAAATTACCGGTGGCAACTGATTATCCGTCCGGCTCCGCTCCAGCATAATCTGTCCCACCTCGAGCATGAAACTCTTGAAATAGACCAACAGCAGTTCACGCCGGTAGGCATGGCCGAGCGACATCAACGCCGACTCGAATAATTCCATCTGCCGGGCCAGGCGTCCAAATTGCTCGTCGTTGAGTTGCAAAACCGGAAAGTGGAGGCGATCTACCAGATAATGATCCGGTCCGGGGCGCAGATTCTTGAGTGAATCTTTGGCAAAGGTATAATTCGGAATCAGGCACCACGCCTGCAGGTCGGTACTAAAGTCAAGAAATTCGATTTGCACTCCTTCCAGCAGGTCGAGAAAAGCATTTGCCCGCATCTCATGAAATTCATCGTCAATACGAAGGCTGAGGCAGCCTGTCCGGACCAGGAGAAACAGGCGGAGATCCGTCATCTTCCGGCCGATGAGCCGGACCAGTTCACGCGAAGTCAGCAGCAAGACACAACCGTCGAGACTGCATGTAGAAGGGAAAAGAGGGAAAAGTTCTTTTTGTGTCATCATCATCTATTCATTCAACAAATATTCTTTGCCTGTCTCGCCCGCCAATAAGGAGAAGCCAACAGAAACAGGCATCACGCAGGCAAAGGTATAAAGCCCTTGTCTGATATGGACAAATGGATGCGCTAAATAGACATACCGTTTGCTAATAAATTCTAATACAGTTCCATTTGGACAAATGCTTGGGTTGTTTGACCAAATAGAGGCCATCGGTTCGCTTTTATTTTTGCGCACTAAGAACTACAAACAAACGAAACATGAAGGCAAAAAGTTATTTAGTTTTAGGTTTAGGCTGCGTGCTGCTACTGGCGGGATGCCAGAACCAAACACTCCAGCAAGGAAGCTCGACCGACTATCCGCTTCTGACATTGAAACCGGAAGACCGGCAGTTGTCGGTAAAATACTCGGCTGTAATCGAAGGAAAACAAGATGTAGAAATCCGTCCGCAGGTCTCAGGAACCATTACCGAAGTCTACGTGGAAGAAGGTGCCCGAGTAAGAAAAGGGCAAGTCTTGTTCGTCATTGACCAGGTACCTTATCAGGCGGCCTTGAAGCAGGCGGAAGCCTCCGTCGCCACGGCCGAAGCGAATGAGGCCACAGCCAAGCTGACCCTCGAAGGAAAAGAATCCCTTTATCAGGACAAAGTGATCTCTGATTTTGAACTGCGGACGGCCCGTAACAACTACCGGAGCGCTCAGGCGGCTCTGATGCAGGCCCAGGCAGAACTGATTAATGCCCGCAATAACCTCTCCTATACCGAAGTCAAAAGCCCGGTCGACGGGTATGCCGGCATGACTTCCTATCGTATCGGAGCGCTCGTGAGCTCGAGCATGACCGACCCGCTGATCCGGGTTTCAGACAACTCGCAGATGTATGTCTACTTCTCCATGTCGGAAAAGCAGGTGCTTTCGCTCACCGCCCAATACGGCTCGCTCGACAGCGCCCTCCTCTCCTTCCCGCCCATCCAGCTGCAACTGAATGACGGGTCGACCTATCCGCACACCGGGAAAATAGACGTCATCAGCGGACTGATCGACAAGACAACCGGAACCGTCAGCCTGCGTGCCCTGTTCGACAACCAGGAGAAACGGCTCATGAGCGGAGGCTCGGCCAATGTGGTGATTCCATACCAGCAACAGCAATGCATCGTTATCCCCCAAGGTGGTACATACGAGATCCAAAACAAGATATTTG is part of the Parabacteroides sp. AD58 genome and harbors:
- a CDS encoding DNA topoisomerase 3; the protein is MKVCIAEKPSVAREIAEVLGATEKKNGYIEGNGYQVTWTFGHLCTLKEPHDYTPDWKRWSLSSLPMVPPRFGIKLISNPTYEQQFKIIEGLMQKAEMIINCGDAGQEGELIQRWVMQKAGAKCPVYRLWISSLTEEAIREGFQKLKEQAEFNRLYEAGLSRAIGDWLLGMNATRLYTLRYGQNKQVLSIGRVQTPTLALIVNRQEEIENFKPEPYWELKTVYRDVTFSATKGKFTQKEEGEKFLETVRTSDFTVTDVSTKKGKEYAPRLFDLTSLQVECNKKYAFTADDTLKLIQSLYEKKVTTYPRVDTTFLSDDIYPKVPNTLNGLVDYGELVAPLKGIKLPKSKRVFDNSKVTDHHAIIPTGVPARNLSDNERKVYDLVARRFIAAFYPDCEISTTTVMGKVEKVEFKVTGKQILKPGWRVVFGADQKDPDADPNQQDEEKVLPDFVIGESGPHQPLLKETWTTPPKPYTEATLLRAMETAGKLVDNDELRDALKENGIGRPSTRAAIIETLFKRNYIRKERKSLFPTATGTELIHVIQEELLKSAELTGLWEKKLRQIEKGSYEARTFLEELKQMVNQIVINVLSDQSGRSITIEQKKAEEEKPKKNKAVSASKETGEKKPRKPRKKAENAPAVCPVCHKGTLLRGKTAYGCSEYKNGCTFRLDYATYGENLTNEQLTQIVNQYTSEQKS
- a CDS encoding MATE family efflux transporter, coding for MVNVYEERLGTDRMLPLIFRMALPAIAAQLVNLLYNLVDRIYIGHIPEIGTNALAGVGVTSSIIILISSFSAIVGAGGSPLAAMALGQGDRVRAGKILGNGFILLIIFTLLTSLTTYLFMRPLLFLTGASEQTIGYAVDYLSVYLIGTLFVELSVGLNAFINTQGRPAIAMYSVLIGAILNILLDPLFIFVFGLGVKGAALATILSQACSAAWVISFLTSHRASLKLERRYMKLQKEIVLSILALGVSPFIMASTESLVGFVLNGSLKHFGDIYVSALAIMQSAMLIVSVPLAGFAQGFVPIVSYNYGHLYKERVKSCFKIVLIVMFSFNMLLILAMILFPEILATAFTSDPQLIAVVEQFMPIFLAGMTIFGLQRACQNMFVALGQAKVSVFIALLRKVFLLIPLALILPHFMGVTGVFAAEAFSDATAAICCTLIFSVQFPKILKRMKKNLSEAY
- a CDS encoding glycoside hydrolase family protein; translated protein: MRKIMYSTLTFLCISSLISAQVTERERPASWDQFVEGGRFADRFLPMPDGKLSSDTWGAQQVIPRFIDNGIEDQVRSYWGGNILKGDDGKYHLFVCGWREDSPKGHHEWPNSIVYHTVSDNRFGPYHIQDTIGPGHNPEAFKTRSGKYVIYVIDHYYLADNINGPWTRQTLDFDPRDRKIIEGLSNLTFTQREDGSYLMICRGGGVWISQTGLSTYNQISDQRIYPPVEGEFEDPVVWRDSVQYNAIVNDWLGRVAFYLRSKDGVRWVTDPGEAYMPGIAVHKDGTKENWFKYERIKIFQDEQGRAIQANFAVIDTLKNEDKPNDRHSSKNICLPLNPGVLMTLLDKKPITPQTKEIRLLIKVEPEFDPQTDIDISSLRFGASTEVNFGRGCKPIRTEKSGKDLIVIFDGQGNGITEEEFAPKLIGKKKDGSMLFGYTRLPWVKYIEPILSARKPSVVTSDGKSMIKVEVENFGQIASTPTVLYIYGNIGGKEKLIGQTKLAAIKPYQKESVEIKSKQSLDIAADYSLRVAFGKD
- a CDS encoding C40 family peptidase — protein: MAGYLIWILGLLLLTSCGSRKMETVSLPADFKGPKELGRIYGVKITEYDNIFLYNEGARWIGVPHRLGGQTKKGIDCSGFVAIVYREVYHKRLSRSSAEMLKKDCKKISRSKLKEGDLVFFYTGRGRKRKPNHVGIYLKNGKFIHTSTSKGVMVSNLSEPYYMRTWMCGGRVK
- the serS gene encoding serine--tRNA ligase, whose product is MLTLKMITEQTEKVIAGLEKKHFKNAKETIAQVLELNEKRKSAQNQLDKNLSEVNQLSKSIGGLMKEGKKDEAEAAKKKVSEIKEGNKALQTEMDQAAEDMQNLLYTIPNVPYDEVPEGNGAEDNLVVKMGGMETELPKNALPHWELAKKYNLIDFDLGVKITGAGFPVYIGQGARLQRALINFFLDEARSAGYIEVMPPTVVNAASGYGTGQLPDKEGQMYHCNLDDLYLIPTAEVPVTNIYRDVILDEKQLPIKNCAYTQCFRREAGSYGKDVRGLNRLHEFSKVELVRIDKPEHSRQSHQEMLDHVEGLLQKLELPYRILRLCGGDISFTAAICYDFEVYSEAQKRWLEVSSVSNFDTYQANRLKCRYRDADKKIQLCHTLNGSALALPRIVAALLENNQTEEGIRIPKALVPYTGFDMIK
- a CDS encoding DUF1847 domain-containing protein, with the translated sequence MQHTKDLTCVDCGTQNCKYKDRTYPDFCLTTNLKEEDMQWALERYEEERNHEIMVASAEVEYEGYGKWTRVQEIMEFARKIQAHKIGIANCIGLIHEARIFARILRANGFEVYSVICKVAGKAKSSIGIPKACESIGAAMCNPILQARLLNEAQTDLNVVIGLCVGHDSLFYKYSEAYTTTLITKDRVTGNNPAAPLYTAHSYYRKKFNLDEPKISHPSAEGSNENLPK